One Paracoccaceae bacterium genomic region harbors:
- a CDS encoding VOC family protein encodes MWRLDHLAVTAPDLDDGVATVEAWLGVTLGPGGKHALMSTHNRLLGLGDIYLEVITPDPAAPPPGRPRWFRLDERRGAARLTNWVAACDDLDAALAAAPPGAGRAVALERGAYRWRMGIPDDGRLPFGECFPALIQWQGAAHPARALPVSGVSLRRLIVTHPEANALRRALAPLRDARVSVVSGPVAIRAEFDTPRGRRWLE; translated from the coding sequence ATGTGGCGGCTTGACCATCTGGCGGTGACGGCGCCCGATCTGGATGACGGCGTCGCGACGGTGGAGGCCTGGCTTGGCGTGACGCTGGGGCCGGGCGGGAAACACGCGCTGATGTCCACGCACAACCGGTTGCTGGGCCTTGGCGACATCTATCTGGAGGTGATCACCCCCGATCCGGCGGCGCCACCGCCGGGGCGTCCGCGCTGGTTCCGGCTGGACGAGCGGCGCGGCGCGGCGCGGCTGACCAACTGGGTGGCCGCCTGCGACGACCTTGATGCCGCACTGGCCGCCGCCCCGCCCGGCGCGGGCCGCGCCGTGGCGCTGGAACGCGGCGCGTATCGCTGGCGCATGGGGATACCCGACGACGGCCGGCTGCCCTTTGGCGAATGCTTTCCCGCCCTGATCCAGTGGCAGGGCGCGGCGCATCCGGCCCGCGCGCTGCCGGTGTCGGGGGTCAGCCTTCGGCGGCTGATCGTGACGCATCCCGAGGCCAATGCGCTGCGCCGGGCGCTGGCGCCGCTGCGCGACGCGCGGGTGTCGGTGGTGTCGGGGCCGGTGGCGATCCGGGCCGAGTTCGACACGCCCCGGGGGCGCCGGTGGCTGGAATGA
- a CDS encoding N-acetyltransferase, whose translation MIRAADAADAAGILAIWNPVIRDTGITFNPVEKTDAEVAAMIASRQAAGQGFFVAAEGDTVLGFATYAQFRGGAGYARTMEHTILLHPAAHGRGVGRRLMATVEDHARAGGAGSMFGGVSAENTAGRAFHAAIGYAEVAVLHRVGWKFGRWFDLVLMQKFL comes from the coding sequence ATGATCCGGGCGGCAGACGCGGCCGATGCGGCGGGCATCCTGGCGATCTGGAACCCGGTGATTCGCGATACCGGGATCACCTTCAACCCGGTCGAAAAGACCGATGCCGAGGTGGCCGCGATGATCGCATCGCGGCAGGCGGCGGGTCAGGGGTTCTTCGTGGCGGCCGAGGGCGACACGGTTCTGGGCTTTGCCACCTATGCGCAGTTCCGGGGCGGGGCGGGCTATGCCCGGACGATGGAGCATACGATCCTGCTGCATCCGGCGGCGCATGGCCGGGGGGTCGGCCGCCGCCTGATGGCCACGGTCGAGGATCATGCCCGCGCCGGCGGCGCCGGTTCGATGTTCGGCGGCGTGTCGGCCGAGAACACGGCCGGCCGTGCCTTTCACGCGGCCATCGGCTATGCCGAGGTGGCCGTGCTGCATCGGGTGGGCTGGAAGTTCGGCCGCTGGTTCGATCTGGTCCTGATGCAGAAATTTCTCTGA
- a CDS encoding molecular chaperone DjiA: MSIWTRISEAVAALGRGEGLSAILDRLRGAPLASPERTVGFTIAVIALGAKMAKADGQVTRDEVSAFRRIFMIPPEEEGNAGRVFDLARQDVAGFDAYARKVAAMFPGEDGRKTLMDVLEGLFAVAMADGDFHPSEDAFLMEVARIFGVGGPCFRSIRARFVDGAPRDPYDVLGVSPFAPMDKVREAWRQAVKDSHPDTLIARGVPPEAVKLAERRLIAVNEAWTEINARQPA, from the coding sequence ATGTCGATCTGGACCCGTATCAGCGAGGCAGTCGCGGCCCTTGGCCGGGGTGAAGGGCTGTCGGCGATCCTTGACCGGCTGCGCGGGGCACCGCTTGCCTCGCCCGAGCGGACGGTGGGCTTTACCATCGCGGTGATCGCTCTGGGCGCCAAGATGGCCAAGGCCGACGGCCAGGTGACGCGCGACGAGGTTTCCGCGTTCCGCCGCATCTTCATGATCCCGCCCGAGGAAGAGGGCAACGCCGGTCGGGTGTTCGATCTGGCCAGGCAGGACGTGGCGGGGTTCGATGCCTATGCGCGCAAGGTGGCGGCGATGTTCCCCGGCGAGGACGGCCGCAAGACGCTGATGGACGTGCTGGAGGGGCTGTTCGCCGTCGCCATGGCCGATGGCGACTTTCACCCCTCGGAGGATGCCTTCCTGATGGAGGTGGCGCGGATCTTCGGGGTCGGGGGACCGTGCTTCCGCTCGATCCGGGCGCGGTTTGTCGATGGCGCCCCGCGCGATCCCTATGATGTGCTGGGCGTGTCGCCCTTCGCGCCGATGGACAAGGTGCGCGAGGCCTGGCGCCAGGCGGTCAAGGACAGCCACCCCGACACGCTGATCGCGCGGGGAGTTCCGCCCGAGGCGGTGAAGCTGGCGGAACGCAGGCTGATCGCCGTGAACGAGGCCTGGACCGAGATCAATGCCCGCCAGCCCGCCTGA
- a CDS encoding 23S rRNA (adenine(2030)-N(6))-methyltransferase RlmJ: protein MLSYQHLYHAGNPADVHKHAGLALMLDYMTAKDKPLTYIETHAGRGLYDLDAAEARRTGEAAAGVGRLAGRFPPDHPYARRLAQVRAHWGAQAYPGSPLIAALTLRMGDVMHLAELHPREHAALAAAMSGFGAHLHDRDGIEMALALTPPMPRRGLMLIDPSWEVKEDYDAIPLAMGRIARKWNVGVIALWYPILASGPHLAMLDLLAGMFPEGLRHEVRFPPVRPGHRMAGSGLFVVNPPWGTAEGLAGVAEVFGSA from the coding sequence ATGCTTTCCTACCAGCATCTTTATCACGCGGGCAACCCGGCGGATGTGCACAAGCACGCCGGGCTGGCGCTGATGCTCGACTACATGACAGCCAAGGACAAGCCGCTGACCTATATCGAGACGCATGCGGGCCGTGGGCTCTATGATCTCGACGCGGCAGAGGCGCGCCGGACGGGCGAGGCGGCGGCGGGCGTGGGGCGGCTGGCCGGGCGGTTTCCGCCTGACCATCCCTATGCGCGGCGGCTGGCGCAGGTCCGGGCGCATTGGGGCGCGCAGGCCTATCCCGGGTCGCCGCTGATCGCGGCGCTGACACTGCGGATGGGCGATGTGATGCATCTGGCGGAACTGCACCCCCGGGAACATGCAGCACTTGCGGCGGCGATGTCGGGCTTCGGTGCGCATCTGCATGACCGCGACGGGATCGAGATGGCGCTGGCGCTGACGCCCCCGATGCCGCGCCGCGGCCTGATGCTGATCGACCCGTCCTGGGAGGTGAAGGAGGATTACGACGCGATCCCCCTCGCCATGGGGCGGATCGCGCGGAAATGGAACGTCGGCGTGATCGCGCTGTGGTATCCGATCCTCGCGTCCGGGCCGCATCTGGCGATGCTGGACCTGCTGGCCGGGATGTTTCCCGAGGGACTGCGGCACGAGGTGCGGTTTCCGCCGGTGCGGCCGGGGCATCGCATGGCGGGATCGGGCTTGTTCGTGGTCAACCCGCCCTGGGGCACGGCCGAGGGCCTGGCCGGGGTGGCGGAGGTGTTCGGCAGCGCCTGA
- a CDS encoding endonuclease: MPASPPEGGPPASTPGLRIATWNVEWFNALFDDAGRMLDDAEPSQRHGVTRGEQLGAIGIVMTALQADALVVVEAPDQSARRSCVRALEGFAAACGLRTRRAISGHPSDSEQEIAVMYDPDRIALHHDPQDGPPGGHAPRFDGVFHLDLDADDLPEMVRWSRPPLELAATGGGRRFRLIGVHAKSKAPYGARDADHATRIAIENRRKQLAQCVWLRRRVEAHLAAGDSVIVAGDFNDGPGLDDYERLFGRSGVEVVLGPGAEPALRVHDPHAAMTLGRRIGLAPTTARFFQKQHRRYFEALLDFVMVSPDLAALRPDWRIWHPFNDPRIAAVPDLREALLAASDHFPVSVDLPPVRDVI, encoded by the coding sequence ATGCCCGCCAGCCCGCCTGAGGGCGGCCCACCCGCATCCACCCCCGGGCTGCGGATCGCGACCTGGAATGTCGAGTGGTTCAATGCGCTGTTCGACGATGCCGGGCGGATGCTGGACGACGCCGAGCCGTCGCAGCGCCACGGGGTGACGCGCGGCGAACAACTGGGCGCGATCGGCATCGTGATGACGGCGCTGCAGGCCGATGCGCTGGTGGTGGTCGAGGCGCCTGACCAGTCGGCCCGCCGGTCCTGCGTGCGGGCGCTCGAGGGGTTCGCGGCGGCCTGCGGGCTGCGGACCCGGCGCGCGATCAGCGGGCATCCGTCCGACAGCGAACAGGAAATCGCGGTGATGTACGATCCCGACCGGATCGCGCTGCACCATGACCCGCAGGACGGCCCGCCCGGCGGCCATGCGCCGCGGTTCGACGGGGTGTTCCATCTGGACCTCGACGCCGACGACCTGCCCGAGATGGTGCGGTGGTCGCGCCCGCCGCTGGAACTGGCGGCGACGGGCGGCGGGCGGCGGTTCCGGCTGATCGGGGTTCATGCGAAGTCGAAGGCGCCCTACGGCGCGCGCGACGCCGACCACGCGACCCGCATCGCCATCGAGAACCGCCGAAAGCAGCTGGCGCAATGCGTCTGGCTGCGCCGCCGGGTCGAGGCGCATCTGGCGGCGGGCGACAGCGTGATCGTGGCGGGCGATTTCAACGACGGCCCGGGCCTGGACGACTACGAGCGGCTGTTCGGGCGGTCGGGGGTCGAGGTGGTGCTGGGGCCCGGGGCCGAACCGGCGCTGCGGGTGCACGATCCCCATGCGGCGATGACGCTGGGACGGCGGATCGGACTGGCGCCGACCACGGCGCGGTTCTTCCAGAAACAGCACCGCCGGTATTTCGAGGCGCTGCTCGATTTCGTGATGGTGTCGCCCGATCTGGCGGCGCTGCGCCCCGACTGGCGCATCTGGCATCCGTTCAACGACCCCCGCATCGCCGCCGTGCCCGACCTGCGCGAGGCGCTGCTGGCGGCCTCGGACCATTTCCCTGTCTCGGTCGACCTGCCGCCGGTTCGCGATGTGATTTGA
- a CDS encoding FadR family transcriptional regulator has product MTHRHATAAAPSRRHLDLQIPAEFTSALPTGAAKQAVEVLGQRITNDVYSPEAVMPTEEELAESLGVSRATLRDAIKVLSGKGLVRTARRYGTRVRPIEEWNLLDADVVMWHDPAHPRIRRIFAETTELRAILEPAAAALAARRATPEQVRTLLAAANAIHPGQVDVEHLFDADCRFHLTLLDMTRNNVMRQMRPIILTMLRVSYEFGVGNPQNEKVSREGHIAVAEAIAARDAEGARKAMSAMLDLNRSLAEDYWRGA; this is encoded by the coding sequence TTGACCCACAGGCACGCGACAGCCGCAGCCCCCTCGCGCCGTCATCTGGACCTGCAGATTCCGGCCGAATTCACCTCGGCCCTGCCCACCGGCGCGGCCAAGCAGGCGGTCGAGGTCCTGGGGCAGCGGATCACCAATGACGTCTACTCGCCCGAGGCGGTGATGCCGACGGAAGAGGAGCTTGCGGAATCGCTCGGCGTCAGCCGCGCCACGCTGCGCGACGCCATCAAGGTGCTGTCGGGCAAGGGCCTGGTCCGCACCGCGCGGCGCTACGGCACGCGCGTGCGCCCGATCGAGGAATGGAACCTGCTCGATGCCGATGTGGTCATGTGGCACGACCCGGCACATCCGCGCATCCGCCGCATCTTTGCCGAAACCACCGAACTCCGCGCCATCCTCGAACCGGCGGCGGCGGCGCTGGCCGCCCGCCGCGCCACGCCCGAACAGGTGCGGACCCTGCTTGCAGCCGCAAATGCCATCCACCCCGGCCAGGTCGATGTCGAACACCTGTTCGACGCCGACTGCCGCTTCCACCTGACGCTGCTCGACATGACGCGGAACAACGTGATGCGGCAGATGCGCCCGATCATCCTGACCATGCTGCGCGTGTCCTACGAATTCGGCGTGGGGAACCCGCAGAACGAAAAGGTCAGCCGCGAAGGCCACATCGCCGTGGCCGAGGCCATCGCGGCCCGCGACGCCGAAGGCGCGCGCAAGGCGATGTCGGCGATGCTCGACCTCAACCGATCGCTCGCGGAAGACTACTGGCGCGGGGCCTAG
- a CDS encoding DUF1330 domain-containing protein, with the protein MPKGYWVAQVDVADPQAYEAYRRANAVPFARHGARFLVRGGAAFQAEGRSRARTVVIEFPTIEAARACWDDPDYAAARALRLPVSEADLVIVEGWEG; encoded by the coding sequence ATGCCAAAGGGATACTGGGTGGCACAGGTGGATGTGGCCGACCCGCAGGCCTATGAGGCCTACCGGCGCGCCAATGCGGTGCCCTTCGCCCGCCACGGTGCCCGCTTTCTGGTGCGCGGCGGCGCCGCGTTCCAGGCCGAGGGCCGGTCGCGCGCCCGCACCGTGGTGATCGAGTTCCCCACGATCGAGGCCGCCCGCGCCTGCTGGGACGACCCCGACTACGCCGCCGCCCGCGCGCTGCGCCTGCCGGTGTCCGAGGCCGACCTGGTGATCGTCGAGGGGTGGGAGGGCTGA
- a CDS encoding MATE family efflux transporter, whose amino-acid sequence MSSTLQPPLSAAGHARATLVLGLPLIGSHLAQIALHVTDTIMLGWYGVLPLAAGVLGASSFFIVFILGSGFAHAVMPMVAAALGRGDPAQVRRDTRMALWLSIGFGLAFYPVFWWSEPILLGLAQKPDVSALAADYMRVAGLGLMPALMVMALKNALAALERTQVVLWVTVAAALLNAALNWALIFGNWGAPELGVMGSAIATVAVQVFSLTVLVVYASVLPALRRYAFFVRFWRPDWPALVQVFRLGWPIGLTGLAEGGLFQASALMMGWIGTVELAAHGIAIEVTALTFMVHVGLSNAVTVRTGRAHGMGDVAGMRLGAQVAVVLSFGFALVTVALFLALPESIIALFIDPADPAAPLILAFGTTLLAVAALFQLADGMQVMALGLLRGVQDTRVPMWLAAFSYWAIGIPTSYVLAFPLGMGGPGLWLGLVVGLTLAAALLMARFWRRLPG is encoded by the coding sequence ATGTCGTCCACCCTCCAGCCTCCGCTCTCCGCGGCGGGCCATGCGCGCGCCACGCTCGTGCTGGGGCTGCCGCTGATCGGCAGCCACCTGGCGCAGATCGCGCTGCATGTCACCGACACCATCATGCTGGGCTGGTACGGGGTGCTGCCGCTGGCCGCCGGCGTGCTGGGCGCGTCAAGCTTCTTCATCGTCTTCATCCTCGGCTCGGGCTTCGCCCATGCCGTGATGCCGATGGTCGCGGCCGCGCTCGGCCGGGGCGACCCCGCCCAGGTCCGCCGCGACACCCGCATGGCGCTCTGGCTGTCGATCGGCTTCGGCCTGGCCTTCTATCCGGTGTTCTGGTGGTCCGAACCGATCCTGCTGGGGCTGGCCCAGAAACCCGACGTCTCGGCTCTGGCCGCCGACTACATGCGCGTCGCCGGACTGGGGCTGATGCCGGCGCTGATGGTGATGGCGCTGAAGAACGCGCTGGCGGCACTGGAACGCACGCAGGTCGTGCTGTGGGTGACCGTCGCGGCGGCCCTGCTGAACGCGGCGCTGAACTGGGCGCTGATCTTCGGCAACTGGGGTGCGCCGGAACTGGGCGTGATGGGCTCGGCCATCGCCACGGTGGCGGTGCAGGTCTTCTCGCTGACCGTGCTGGTCGTCTATGCCAGCGTCCTGCCCGCGCTGCGCCGCTACGCCTTCTTCGTGCGGTTCTGGCGGCCGGACTGGCCCGCGCTGGTCCAGGTGTTCCGCCTCGGCTGGCCGATCGGACTGACCGGGCTTGCCGAAGGCGGGCTGTTCCAGGCATCGGCGCTGATGATGGGCTGGATCGGCACGGTCGAGCTTGCCGCCCACGGCATCGCCATCGAGGTGACGGCGCTGACCTTCATGGTCCATGTCGGCCTGTCGAACGCGGTCACCGTGCGCACCGGCCGGGCGCATGGCATGGGCGATGTCGCGGGCATGCGGCTGGGCGCGCAGGTCGCGGTCGTGCTGTCCTTCGGCTTTGCGCTGGTCACGGTCGCGCTGTTCCTGGCGCTGCCCGAAAGCATCATCGCGCTGTTCATCGACCCGGCCGACCCGGCCGCGCCGCTGATCCTGGCCTTCGGCACCACGCTTCTGGCGGTGGCGGCGCTGTTCCAGCTGGCCGACGGCATGCAGGTCATGGCGCTGGGCCTGCTGCGGGGCGTGCAGGATACCCGCGTGCCGATGTGGCTGGCGGCCTTCAGCTACTGGGCCATCGGCATCCCGACCAGCTATGTGCTGGCCTTCCCGCTGGGGATGGGCGGCCCCGGCCTGTGGCTGGGGCTGGTGGTGGGGCTGACGCTGGCGGCGGCACTGCTGATGGCGCGGTTCTGGCGACGGCTGCCGGGCTGA
- a CDS encoding DctP family TRAP transporter solute-binding subunit → MKHVICAAALVAASLAVGASDADATEIKFGIGMPEGDSPEYQALVRFKEYVEFKTNGEITVRLFPNNQLGGEREMIEMVQQGSLELSFPADGAMSGFYAPMQVWSIPYLFESAPVAWKVLESDFAEKMKDDMLATTGIRALAFSQNGFRSFTNNVRPLVNPEDIAGLKIRTMESPVYMTMVNSLGATAVPISGAEVVMALRQGVVDGQENPPAVVYNGGHGEVQKYYTLNEHTFGLHVIIANNDWFSSLEPGHQQVIQDAAQLMAWTENLLKTEGDWRYSRRLAEELGMQIHVSTPAEKAAFKAVAQPPVLEFIRSRVGSDLVDELTAAVDAAKAELYGN, encoded by the coding sequence ATGAAACATGTGATCTGTGCGGCTGCCCTGGTGGCGGCGTCCCTTGCCGTGGGTGCATCCGATGCCGATGCCACGGAGATCAAGTTCGGCATCGGGATGCCCGAGGGCGATTCCCCCGAGTATCAGGCCCTTGTGCGGTTCAAGGAATATGTCGAGTTCAAGACCAACGGCGAGATCACGGTGCGGCTGTTCCCCAACAACCAGCTGGGCGGCGAGCGCGAGATGATCGAGATGGTCCAGCAGGGCAGCCTTGAGCTGAGCTTTCCGGCCGATGGCGCGATGAGCGGCTTCTATGCGCCGATGCAGGTGTGGTCGATTCCCTACCTGTTCGAATCCGCGCCGGTGGCCTGGAAGGTGCTGGAAAGCGACTTTGCCGAGAAGATGAAGGACGACATGCTGGCGACCACCGGCATCCGGGCGCTGGCATTCTCGCAGAACGGGTTCCGGTCGTTCACCAACAACGTGCGGCCGCTGGTCAATCCCGAGGATATCGCGGGGCTGAAGATCCGGACCATGGAAAGCCCGGTCTACATGACGATGGTCAATTCGCTGGGCGCCACGGCGGTTCCGATCAGCGGCGCCGAGGTGGTGATGGCGCTGCGGCAGGGCGTGGTCGACGGGCAGGAAAACCCGCCGGCGGTGGTCTACAACGGCGGCCACGGCGAGGTGCAGAAGTATTACACGCTGAACGAGCATACCTTCGGGCTGCATGTGATCATCGCCAACAACGACTGGTTCAGTTCGCTGGAGCCGGGGCACCAGCAGGTGATCCAGGATGCCGCGCAACTGATGGCCTGGACCGAGAACCTGCTGAAGACCGAGGGCGACTGGCGCTACAGCCGCAGGCTGGCCGAGGAGCTGGGCATGCAGATCCACGTCTCGACCCCGGCGGAGAAGGCGGCCTTCAAGGCCGTGGCACAGCCCCCGGTGCTGGAGTTCATCCGCAGCCGGGTGGGCAGCGACCTGGTGGACGAGCTGACTGCGGCGGTGGACGCGGCCAAGGCCGAGCTTTACGGCAACTGA
- a CDS encoding Ppx/GppA family phosphatase, whose translation MGEQATDDAGPFGKPLFDDPSTRALRRVGVVDVGSNSIRMVVFDGAARSPAYFYNEKLMAGLGQGLAQTGRLNPKGKERAMVALRRFALLAKGMQVDSLTCVATAAVREAEDGPAFQAEVEAATGLKLWVISGDEEARLSAQGVLLGWPDAQGIVCDIGGNSMEMARIGEGRVGRRATSQLGPFRLQQIEGGAGKRREHVRRILKGLADELKPQGDRIYLVGGSWRVIARLDMERRAYPLTVLHEYRMTPKSLLETLDWIAASDLALLRARTGTGAERMELVPLAVEVLRELVRIFRPREIDVSAYGIREGLLYEQMPERLRARDPLIEAARVAEITQARMPGFGKKLFAFLEPLFKGAAPGRLRLIKAACLLHDTTWRAHPDYRAEVCFDNATRANLGGLDHPGRVFLGLSLLHRYKNSRSGSRLEPLFHLLDEDELQEAEVLGKAMRFGAMFSVGDPAQAGSLRWRPRKRELDLLLTPTGDALFGEVAQARFQSLVLALRATGRVVREGGHVAA comes from the coding sequence ATGGGCGAACAGGCCACCGACGATGCCGGACCGTTCGGCAAGCCGCTGTTCGATGATCCCTCGACCCGGGCGCTGCGCCGCGTGGGCGTGGTTGACGTGGGATCGAACTCGATCCGGATGGTGGTGTTCGACGGCGCCGCGCGCAGCCCCGCCTATTTCTACAACGAGAAGCTGATGGCGGGGCTGGGGCAGGGGCTGGCGCAGACCGGGCGGCTTAACCCCAAGGGGAAAGAGCGCGCGATGGTCGCGCTGCGCAGGTTCGCCCTGCTGGCCAAGGGGATGCAGGTTGATTCGCTGACCTGCGTCGCCACCGCGGCGGTGCGCGAGGCCGAGGATGGCCCGGCGTTCCAGGCCGAGGTCGAGGCGGCGACCGGCCTCAAGCTGTGGGTCATCTCGGGCGACGAGGAGGCGCGGCTGTCGGCGCAGGGCGTGCTGCTGGGCTGGCCGGATGCGCAGGGCATCGTCTGCGATATCGGCGGCAACTCGATGGAGATGGCCAGGATCGGCGAGGGCCGGGTCGGGCGGCGCGCGACGTCGCAGCTGGGCCCGTTCCGCCTGCAGCAGATCGAAGGGGGCGCGGGCAAGCGGCGCGAGCATGTCCGGCGCATCCTCAAGGGGCTGGCGGACGAGCTGAAGCCCCAGGGCGACCGCATCTATCTTGTGGGCGGGTCGTGGCGGGTGATCGCCCGGCTGGACATGGAACGCCGTGCCTATCCGCTGACGGTGCTGCACGAATACCGGATGACGCCGAAATCGCTGCTGGAAACGCTCGACTGGATCGCGGCAAGCGACCTCGCGTTGCTGCGCGCGCGGACGGGGACCGGGGCCGAACGGATGGAACTGGTTCCGCTGGCGGTCGAGGTGCTGCGCGAACTGGTGCGCATCTTCCGCCCGCGCGAGATCGACGTGTCGGCCTATGGCATCCGCGAGGGGCTGCTTTACGAGCAGATGCCCGAAAGGCTGCGCGCCCGCGACCCGCTGATCGAGGCGGCGCGGGTGGCCGAGATCACGCAGGCGCGGATGCCGGGGTTCGGCAAGAAGCTGTTCGCGTTCCTGGAGCCGCTGTTCAAGGGCGCGGCGCCCGGCAGGCTGCGGCTGATCAAGGCCGCCTGCCTGCTGCATGACACGACATGGCGGGCGCATCCCGACTATCGCGCCGAGGTCTGTTTCGACAATGCGACGCGCGCCAACCTGGGCGGGCTGGACCATCCGGGGCGGGTGTTCCTTGGCCTCTCGCTCTTGCACCGCTACAAGAACAGCCGGTCGGGATCGCGGCTGGAGCCGTTGTTCCACCTGCTTGACGAGGACGAGTTGCAGGAGGCCGAGGTGCTGGGCAAGGCGATGCGGTTCGGTGCGATGTTTTCGGTGGGCGATCCGGCGCAGGCGGGCAGCCTGCGCTGGCGGCCGCGCAAGCGGGAACTGGACCTGTTGCTGACACCGACCGGCGACGCGCTGTTCGGCGAGGTGGCGCAGGCCCGGTTCCAGTCGCTGGTGCTGGCCCTGCGGGCAACGGGGCGCGTGGTGCGGGAAGGCGGGCATGTGGCGGCTTGA